The segment GCCTGTAAAATATATTCCGCCTGCTTTTGCATTAGATGATATCACAAAAATTCCCCGATACAAAAGTTTTAATTCCAGCAATTATGGATGTCGCTTGTGGTGGATTGAATATGGTGGAAGATTGGATACCATACATGACACAGAAACCATCAAATGGGAATTATGGAAAGTGGTGTATGCTGTATGGAATCATATAAAAAATTCGGGGCAATTTCCAGAAGCTGAAAATCTGACATTAGAGTGGGTTGGAACAATTCCGGGAAAAAGGGAAAGCCGCCGCTTTGAGGGTGATTATATGATAAAACAGCAGGATGTGATTGAACAAACATTTTTTCATGATGCTGTTGCATTTGGCGGGTGGAGTGTTGACCTGCATCCATCTGATGGCGTATTCAGTGAATTACCTGGTTGTAACCAGTGGCATTCCAAAGGAGTTTATGGAATTCCATATCGTTGTTATTACAGCAAAAATATTGCAAACCTGTTTTTTGCAGGTCGCATTATCAGTGCTACGCATGTGGCATTTGGTTCTACAAGAGTAATGGCTACCTGTGCACATGGCGGACAGGCGGTAGCTGTTGCAGCGTCGCTTTGTAAAAGATATAATCAATCACCCAGTGAAATCGGCAAACATCATATACAGGAACTACAGTTTGAATTATTGAAAACCGGTCATCATATACCTGGTTTGGCTTTAAAGGATTACATAGATCTGGTACAAAAAGCAGTGTCCATTAATGCATCATCTACTTTTCAGTTGAATGAAATTCCTGTATCAGATCACTGGCAAACGATTACTGATTCAGTGGCTCAAATGCTTCCCGTGGATCAGCAACAAATGCCTTCTATAACATTTTATGCAAGAACAAAGCAAGCAACTAACCTGAAAATTGAACTGCGAAAAACCAGCAAGTCATTTAATCACACGCCCGATGTAACGCTCGAAAAAATAGAAGTTGAAATTACTCCAGGGGTGGAAAATTATACGATCGCATTCAAATCTTTCATTAATGAAGCATGTTATGCATTTGTTTGTTTTATGAAAAATGAACAGGTGGAATTATGTTTCAGCGATAAACGAATCACCGGTTTGCTTTCTGTTTTCAATGCTATTAATCCTGCTGTCTCCAATTATGGGAAACAGGAACCGGCTGAAAATATTGGCGTGGATGCATTTGAGTTTTGGTGTCCTAAACGCAGACCTGCCGGAAAGAACATCGCTATGAAAATTGAGCCTGCATTAAAATCCTTCTCCCCGGAAAATTTACGTAATGGTTTACAAAGACCGGTAGCATCTACTAATGCATGGGTAGCGGCGGTTGACGATTTAAATCCAACCATAACCATCGAATGGAACGAAGCGGTTGCAATTAAAAAAGTCGAACTGTTTTTTGATACAGATTATGATCATCCGTTAGAATCTGTACTGTTGGCCAATCCCGAAACAACCATGGCTTTTTGTGTTGATCAGGTAAAGTTGTTGAATGATAAAGACGAAACAATTGCCAGCATTACAGGAAATTATTTAAGCCGCCGGATTATTGAATTTGCAGAAGCAGTTACAACCAGCCGATTGAATTTAGTATTGTCAAACAGCAATAAAGAAGCACTGGTTTCTCTATTTGAAATAAGGTGTTACTAAACCTCACATCTTTATAAATTATTTTAACGATTAAACTTGCCTTTTCATGAACCTGCTTTTAAAAACAATACCATTACTTTTTTTATTTCAATGCTTAATTCTATCCGGCTACAGCCAAACTATTTCTTTAAATGGCGACTGGACCTTTAGTATTGATCCAATGCAAAGAGGAGAAGCATCTCGTTGGCATGAACCTTGGAAAATTAAAGAAGGCGATACATCATTGTTGGTAGCAGGTTTCGACCAGGTGGCAGTTCCACATAACTGGAGTTTAGATCCACGCTATAATATTATTGGTAAAGCCTGGTACAGAAAAGCTTTTAAACTTTCTGCTCCCATAGCTGATAAAGAAGTAAGGTTGCATTTTGAAGCTGTATTTAATAAGGCAAGAATATTTATTAATGGATCATTGGCAGGTTACCACGAAGGCGGATACACGCCATTCACTATTACCATCACTAAATATGTCAAGCCTTCAGAAATAAATTTTATCAGTGTAGAAGTTGATAATAGCTGGGATGAATTTACAATTCCGGGCGCAAGAGTTTCTGATAATAGTAATGCACAGGTATTTCCCTGGTATGAGTTTGGAGGGATCACAAGGGATGTGAGTTTGTTAATCAGTAACAAGGTTTAT is part of the Lacibacter sediminis genome and harbors:
- a CDS encoding FAD-dependent oxidoreductase, with product MIIEQPASKRKLKLVEINGDLIIIGGGLSGACAAITAARVGLSVVLVQDRPVLGGNSSSEVRLWVLGATSHMGNNNRWAREGGLIDEILLENAYRNPEGNSLIYDTILLEKVTNEKNITLLLNTAVYDLEKKEDDTIKSVRAFCSQNSTEYILSAPLFCDASGDGIVGFLAGAAFRMGAESKDEFGEGFAPQKEYGELLGHSLYFYSKDTGKPVKYIPPAFALDDITKIPRYKSFNSSNYGCRLWWIEYGGRLDTIHDTETIKWELWKVVYAVWNHIKNSGQFPEAENLTLEWVGTIPGKRESRRFEGDYMIKQQDVIEQTFFHDAVAFGGWSVDLHPSDGVFSELPGCNQWHSKGVYGIPYRCYYSKNIANLFFAGRIISATHVAFGSTRVMATCAHGGQAVAVAASLCKRYNQSPSEIGKHHIQELQFELLKTGHHIPGLALKDYIDLVQKAVSINASSTFQLNEIPVSDHWQTITDSVAQMLPVDQQQMPSITFYARTKQATNLKIELRKTSKSFNHTPDVTLEKIEVEITPGVENYTIAFKSFINEACYAFVCFMKNEQVELCFSDKRITGLLSVFNAINPAVSNYGKQEPAENIGVDAFEFWCPKRRPAGKNIAMKIEPALKSFSPENLRNGLQRPVASTNAWVAAVDDLNPTITIEWNEAVAIKKVELFFDTDYDHPLESVLLANPETTMAFCVDQVKLLNDKDETIASITGNYLSRRIIEFAEAVTTSRLNLVLSNSNKEALVSLFEIRCY